The Aphis gossypii isolate Hap1 chromosome 3, ASM2018417v2, whole genome shotgun sequence genome includes a region encoding these proteins:
- the LOC114127856 gene encoding clavesin-2-like isoform X2 — MTEYAEYQQNNLDNNLNFNYGIELFPGSSQNPVIKKNTREVALIKLKRLLRSNGFAFLAENNKEEFILMFLYARKMNENNALDLIRNYYQFRKEHDLWFYQLEPFDPKIQMAIQDGFPSVLSNLDRRSRRVLFMVCSQWNTERYCLLTIYRALLVSLEHLIKDVNTQYNGFVFIVDWTNFTARQTMNISPRLLHVMLQGLQDCFPAKIKAVHFINQPWYIEGLMSVVKPFLKEKTKNRIILHGMNLNTLHKHFPRRILPSKLGGEQPPYDSRIWLKSLLGSSLGVDL; from the exons ATGACAGAATACGCAGAGTACCAGCAAAATAATttggataataatttaaattttaactatggcATCGAGTTATTCCCAGGTTCCAGTCAAAACCCAGTCATTAAGAAAAATACTCGAGAAGTAgctttgattaaattaaaaaggttACTCAGGAGTAATGGATTTGCCTTTCTAGCCG aaaataataaagaagaatttattttaatgtttttgtatgCTCGGAAAATGAATGAGAATAATGCATTGGATTTGATtcgaaattattatcaatttagaaAGGAACATGATCTATGGTTTTATCAATTAGAGCCTTTTGATCCAAAAATTCAAATGGCTATTCAAGATGGTTTCCCTTCTGTACTATCAAATTTGGAtag GCGAAGTCGTCGTGTTCTTTTCATGGTTTGCTCTCAATGGAACACTGAACGTTATTGTTtactaactatatacagaGCACTATTAGTATCTTTAGAACATTTGATCAAAGATGTGAATACTCAGTACAATGGTTTTGTGTTTATTGTTGATTGGACTAACTTTACTGCTCGTCAGACAATGAACATCAGTCCTAGGTTGTTACATGTAATGCTACAAGGGTTACAAGACTGTTTTCCTGCAAAAATTAAAGCTGTCCATTTTATCAACCAACCGTGGTATATTGAAGGCTTAATGTCTGTtgttaaaccatttttaaaagaaaaaacaaaaaataga ataattttgcatggtatgaatttaaatactctacataaacattttccaagaCGTATTTTGCCTTCAAAACTTGGCGGTGAGCAACCTCCATATGATTCAAGGATTTGGTTAAAGAGTCTTTTAGGGTCTTCTTTAGgagttgatttataa